Proteins from a genomic interval of Gordonia sp. SL306:
- the truA gene encoding tRNA pseudouridine(38-40) synthase TruA, with the protein MSEPAVTASGDGGFSRPVPSLSVRLRLDVSYDGTDFAGWARQIGQRTVCGLLEDTLATVLRVPVRLTVAGRTDAGVHATGQVAHADIPQSALETRSIGGDPSRLVGRLAKMLPDDVRVRAIGPVSKDFDARFSALRRHYVYRLTDARWGAEPVAARTTAAWSRSLDIDAMNVASRSLLGLNDFAAFCRRREGATTIRDLQRFDWAADADGVLVGRVSADAFCWSMVRSLVGAVASVGDGRRDLEWCRGLLSETSRNSRIPVADARGLCLVGVDYPGDDELAARNVITRDVRDSASGGCCGG; encoded by the coding sequence TTGTCAGAACCCGCCGTCACCGCATCTGGTGACGGCGGGTTCTCTCGTCCTGTGCCGAGCCTGTCCGTGCGACTGCGTCTCGACGTCTCCTACGACGGCACCGACTTCGCCGGGTGGGCACGGCAGATCGGCCAGCGCACCGTCTGCGGACTGCTCGAGGACACCCTGGCCACCGTCCTGCGGGTGCCGGTACGGCTGACCGTCGCCGGGCGCACCGACGCGGGGGTACACGCCACTGGACAGGTCGCACACGCCGACATCCCGCAGTCCGCGCTGGAGACCAGGTCGATCGGTGGTGACCCGTCGCGCCTGGTCGGCCGGCTGGCGAAGATGCTGCCCGACGACGTCCGCGTGCGCGCGATCGGACCGGTCAGCAAAGACTTCGATGCGCGGTTCTCGGCCTTGCGCCGGCACTACGTCTACCGGCTCACCGATGCGCGGTGGGGTGCGGAACCGGTCGCGGCGCGGACCACCGCGGCCTGGTCCCGGTCGCTCGACATCGACGCGATGAACGTCGCGTCGCGCTCGTTGCTGGGACTCAACGACTTCGCGGCGTTCTGTCGTCGTCGGGAGGGCGCGACGACAATCCGCGATCTCCAGCGCTTCGACTGGGCGGCCGACGCCGACGGTGTGCTCGTGGGCCGGGTCAGCGCCGACGCCTTCTGCTGGTCCATGGTCCGCTCACTGGTCGGGGCTGTTGCGAGCGTCGGCGACGGTCGGCGCGACCTGGAGTGGTGCCGCGGACTCCTCTCGGAGACGTCGCGCAACAGCCGGATACCGGTGGCCGACGCGCGTGGCCTGTGCCTGGTCGGCGTCGACTACCCGGGCGACGACGAGCTCGCCGCCCGCAATGTGATCACCCGTGATGTCCGGGACTCGGCGTCGGGAGGGTGCTGCGGGGGCTGA
- the rpsD gene encoding 30S ribosomal protein S4, with translation MARYTGPATKKSRRLRVDLIGGDQAFERRPYPPGQHGRSRIKESEYLQQLQEKQKARFTYGVMEKQFRRYYEEANRRNGKTGDELLKILETRLDNVVYRAGLARTRRQARQMVTHGHLTVNGVNVDVPSYRVSQYDIIDVRPKSLQTVPFQIAKEIQGDRTVPGWLQVVPSTLRILVHQVPERAQIDVPLTEQLIVEFYSK, from the coding sequence ATGGCTCGTTATACCGGCCCCGCAACAAAGAAGTCCCGTCGTCTTCGCGTCGATCTGATCGGCGGCGATCAGGCGTTCGAGCGTCGCCCCTACCCGCCCGGCCAGCACGGCCGCTCGCGGATCAAGGAGAGCGAATACCTGCAGCAGCTGCAGGAGAAGCAGAAGGCCCGCTTCACCTACGGAGTGATGGAGAAGCAGTTCCGTCGCTACTACGAAGAGGCCAACCGTCGCAACGGCAAGACCGGCGACGAGCTGCTGAAGATCCTCGAGACCCGCCTCGACAACGTCGTCTACCGGGCCGGCCTGGCCCGTACCCGTCGTCAGGCCCGTCAGATGGTCACCCACGGACATCTCACCGTCAACGGTGTGAATGTCGACGTGCCCAGCTACCGGGTAAGCCAGTACGACATCATCGACGTCCGTCCGAAGTCGCTGCAGACCGTGCCGTTCCAGATCGCCAAGGAGATCCAGGGCGACCGTACGGTCCCGGGTTGGCTGCAGGTGGTCCCGTCGACGCTGCGCATCCTCGTGCACCAGGTGCCCGAGCGCGCCCAGATCGACGTGCCGCTCACGGAACAGCTCATCGTCGAGTTCTACTCGAAGTAA
- the rpsK gene encoding 30S ribosomal protein S11 — MPPKSRSAGPKKGTRRRDKKNVPHGSAHIKSTFNNTIVSISDPSGNVISWASSGHVGFKGSRKSTPFAAQLAAENAARKAQEHGVKKVDVFVKGPGSGRETAIRSLQAAGLEVGTISDVTPQPHNGCRPPKRRRV, encoded by the coding sequence ATGCCTCCTAAGTCACGTAGCGCAGGCCCCAAGAAGGGCACCCGCCGTCGCGATAAGAAGAACGTCCCGCACGGCAGCGCACACATCAAGTCGACGTTCAACAACACCATCGTGTCGATCAGCGACCCCAGCGGAAACGTCATCAGCTGGGCGTCCTCGGGACACGTCGGTTTCAAGGGCTCGCGCAAGAGCACCCCGTTCGCGGCACAGCTCGCTGCGGAGAACGCTGCGCGCAAGGCCCAGGAACACGGCGTCAAGAAGGTCGACGTGTTCGTCAAGGGACCGGGCTCGGGTCGCGAGACCGCCATCCGGTCGCTGCAGGCCGCCGGCCTCGAGGTCGGCACCATCTCCGATGTCACCCCGCAGCCGCACAACGGCTGCCGTCCGCCCAAGCGGCGCCGGGTCTAG
- the rpsM gene encoding 30S ribosomal protein S13: MARVAGVDLPREKRLEIALTYIYGVGRTTSQEILEGTGLSPDLRAKDLTDADVAKLREYIEASVKVEGDLRREVQADIRRKIEIGCYQGLRHRRGLPVHGQRTKTNARTRKGPKKTIAGKKK, from the coding sequence ATGGCACGTGTTGCTGGTGTGGATCTCCCCCGCGAGAAGCGGCTGGAGATCGCACTGACCTACATCTACGGAGTTGGGCGTACCACCTCCCAGGAGATCCTCGAGGGCACCGGGCTCAGCCCCGACCTTCGTGCAAAGGATCTCACCGACGCAGACGTCGCGAAGCTGCGTGAGTACATCGAGGCCTCGGTGAAGGTCGAGGGTGACCTGCGTCGCGAGGTGCAGGCCGATATCCGTCGCAAGATCGAGATCGGCTGCTACCAGGGTCTGCGCCACCGTCGTGGCCTGCCCGTCCATGGCCAGCGCACCAAGACGAATGCCCGCACTCGCAAGGGCCCGAAGAAGACCATCGCCGGGAAGAAGAAGTAA
- a CDS encoding DNA-directed RNA polymerase subunit alpha, which yields MLISQRPTLTEEIIAEDRSKFVIEPLEPGFGYTLGNSLRRTLLSSIPGAAITSIRIDGVLHEFTTVPGVKEDVTDVILNLKGLVVSSEEDEPVTMYVRKQGPGTVTGADIVPPAGVTVHNPDLHIATLNDKGKLEIELVVERGRGYVPAVQNKASGAEIGRIPVDSIYSPVLKVTYKVEATRVEQRTDFDRLVLDVETKNSITARDALASAGKTLVELFGLARELNVEAEGIEIGPSPAEADHIASFSLPIEDLELTVRSYNCLKREGVHTVGELVARTESDLLDIRNFGQKSIDEVKVKLHALGLSLKDSPASFDPSQVAGYDPATGTWSDDASFDADSGEDFAETEQL from the coding sequence ATGCTCATCTCACAGCGACCCACTCTGACCGAGGAGATCATCGCCGAGGACCGCTCGAAGTTCGTCATCGAGCCCCTCGAGCCGGGATTCGGCTACACCCTCGGAAACTCGCTGCGTCGTACCCTGCTCTCGTCGATCCCGGGCGCTGCGATCACCAGCATCCGTATCGACGGTGTCCTGCACGAGTTCACCACCGTCCCCGGGGTGAAGGAAGACGTCACCGACGTCATCCTGAACCTCAAGGGCCTCGTGGTCAGCTCCGAAGAGGACGAGCCGGTCACCATGTACGTCCGTAAGCAGGGTCCGGGAACCGTCACCGGCGCCGACATCGTGCCGCCTGCCGGTGTCACCGTGCACAATCCCGATCTGCACATCGCCACCCTGAACGACAAGGGCAAGCTCGAGATCGAGCTCGTCGTCGAGCGGGGCCGCGGATACGTCCCGGCCGTGCAGAACAAGGCATCGGGTGCGGAGATCGGCCGGATCCCGGTCGACTCCATCTACTCGCCGGTGCTCAAGGTGACCTACAAGGTCGAGGCCACCCGTGTCGAGCAGCGCACCGACTTCGATCGGCTCGTGCTCGATGTGGAGACCAAGAACTCGATCACCGCTCGGGACGCGCTCGCTTCGGCGGGCAAGACCCTGGTGGAGCTGTTCGGGCTCGCCCGGGAGCTCAACGTCGAGGCCGAGGGCATCGAGATCGGACCATCGCCGGCCGAGGCCGACCACATCGCGTCGTTCAGCCTCCCGATCGAGGATCTCGAGCTGACCGTCCGGTCCTACAACTGCCTCAAGCGCGAGGGTGTGCACACCGTCGGCGAGCTGGTGGCGCGGACCGAGTCGGATCTGCTGGACATCCGCAACTTCGGCCAGAAGTCGATCGATGAGGTCAAGGTCAAGCTGCACGCACTCGGACTGTCCCTCAAGGACAGCCCGGCCAGCTTCGACCCGTCGCAGGTCGCCGGTTACGACCCGGCTACCGGAACGTGGTCGGATGACGCGTCGTTCGACGCCGACTCCGGTGAGGATTTCGCTGAAACCGAGCAGCTGTAA
- the rplQ gene encoding 50S ribosomal protein L17: protein MPKPTKGARLGGSASHQKAMLANLATSLFEHGRITTTEAKAKRLRPYAEKLITHAKAGSLAHRREVMKDIRDKDVVHTLFAEIGPFFADRPGGYTRIIKTLPRKGDNAPMAVIELVRESTASSEASRATRVAASKKAAEDKLEATEEVVAENDAADADNVVEAVEADATDAEVENADAVAEAVDDQSSAATADDAAADEKKSDD, encoded by the coding sequence ATGCCCAAGCCCACCAAGGGTGCCCGCCTCGGCGGGTCGGCCAGCCACCAGAAAGCGATGCTGGCGAACCTCGCCACCTCGCTCTTCGAGCACGGCCGCATCACCACCACCGAAGCGAAGGCGAAGCGGCTGCGCCCCTACGCCGAGAAGCTGATCACCCACGCGAAGGCCGGGTCGCTTGCCCACCGTCGCGAGGTCATGAAGGACATCCGGGACAAGGATGTCGTGCACACCCTGTTCGCCGAGATCGGCCCGTTCTTCGCGGACCGTCCCGGTGGTTACACCCGCATCATCAAGACGCTGCCGCGCAAGGGCGACAACGCCCCCATGGCCGTGATCGAGCTGGTGCGCGAGTCCACCGCGAGCAGCGAGGCCAGCCGTGCGACCCGCGTCGCGGCCTCCAAGAAGGCGGCCGAGGACAAGCTCGAGGCGACCGAAGAGGTCGTCGCCGAGAATGACGCAGCCGACGCCGACAACGTGGTGGAGGCCGTCGAGGCCGACGCCACCGACGCCGAGGTCGAGAACGCCGACGCTGTCGCCGAGGCCGTCGACGACCAGTCGAGTGCGGCCACGGCAGATGACGCCGCAGCCGACGAGAAGAAGTCGGACGACTGA